Proteins from one Falco naumanni isolate bFalNau1 chromosome 10, bFalNau1.pat, whole genome shotgun sequence genomic window:
- the TTPAL gene encoding alpha-tocopherol transfer protein-like isoform X1, producing MSGDSDCTRTSPSVGSPSDNEFLPDRPKYVCSLSPDLITKAREELQEKPEWRLRDVQALRDMVCKDYPSLGTCLDDAFLLRFLRARKFDYDRALQLLVNYHSCRRSWPEVFNNLKPSAIKPVLESGFVTVLPRLDPEGRHIVCIRPDRWTPSNYPITENIRAIYLTLEKLIQSEETQVNGIVILADYKGVSLSKASHFGPFVAKKVIGILQDGFPIRIKAVNIINEPRIFKGIFAIIKPFLKEKIANRFFLHGCDLNSLHQNIPPVILPEEYGGTSGKLDISAWNELLLASEEDFLHDFSQLVLPCDSSPHDMLVSGDADDKQCDDSLRGMKPQLYYCY from the exons ATGTCAGGAGACAGTGACTGCACCAGGACAAGCCCATCAGTGGGGTCTCCATCGGACAACGAGTTCTTGCCAGATAGGCCAAAGTATGTTTGCTCTCTGTCTCCTGATCTCATTACCAAAGCCCGGGAAGAGCTCCAAGAAAAACCTGAATGGAGGCTCCGTGATGTGCAGGCACTCCGAGATATGGTGTGCAAAGACTATCCCTCCCTGGGGACCTGCCTGGACGATGCTTTTTTGCTAAGATTCCTCAGAGCCAGGAAATTTGATTACGATCGAGCTCTTCAGCTTCTGGTGAACTACCACAGCTGTAGGAGGAGCTGGCCTGAGGTCTTCAATAACTTGAAGCCATCTGCAATAAAGCCTGTCCTAGAGTCTGGTTTTGTCACTGTGCTGCCTCGTCTGGACCCAGAGGGACGCCACATTGTCTGCATCCGACCAG ACAGATGGACACCCAGTAATTATCCGATTACTGAGAACATTCGTGCCATATACTTAACGTTAGAAAAACTCATTCAGTCCGAAGAGACCCAGGTGAATGGAATTGTAATCCTGGCAGACTACAAAGGAGTCAGCTTATCTAAGGCGTCTCATTTTGGTCCTTTTGTAGCCAAAAAAGTGATTGGAATTCTTCAG GATGGATTCCCCATTCGAATAAAAGCTGTTAACATAATAAATGAGCCTCGTATATTCAAAGGCATTTTTGCAATCATCAAgccttttctgaaggaaaagataGCAAACCGG ttttttcttcatGGCTGTGATCTGAATTCCCTTCATCAAAACATTCCTCCAGTGATCCTTCCTGAAGAGTATGGTGGCACTTCAGGGAAGCTGGACATCTCTGCATGGAATGAGCTGCTGCTAGCTTCCGAAGAGGACTTTCTGCATGATTTCTCACAGTTGGTTCTCCCATGCGACAGCTCACCCCATGACATGCTAGTGAGTGGGGATGCTGATGACAAGCAATGTGATGATTCTCTGCGAGGCATGAAACCTCAGCTGTATTACTGTTATTAA
- the TTPAL gene encoding alpha-tocopherol transfer protein-like isoform X2: MSGDSDCTRTSPSVGSPSDNEFLPDRPKYVCSLSPDLITKAREELQEKPEWRLRDVQALRDMVCKDYPSLGTCLDDAFLLRFLRARKFDYDRALQLLVNYHSCRRSWPEVFNNLKPSAIKPVLESGFVTVLPRLDPEGRHIVCIRPDRWTPSNYPITENIRAIYLTLEKLIQSEETQVNGIVILADYKGVSLSKASHFGPFVAKKVIGILQDGFPIRIKAVNIINEPRIFKGIFAIIKPFLKEKIANRFFLHGCDLNSLHQNIPPVILPEEYGGTSGKLDISAWNELLLASEEDFLHDFSQLVLPCDSSPHDMLRLIQFFVPPSKTVAHSTRT, encoded by the exons ATGTCAGGAGACAGTGACTGCACCAGGACAAGCCCATCAGTGGGGTCTCCATCGGACAACGAGTTCTTGCCAGATAGGCCAAAGTATGTTTGCTCTCTGTCTCCTGATCTCATTACCAAAGCCCGGGAAGAGCTCCAAGAAAAACCTGAATGGAGGCTCCGTGATGTGCAGGCACTCCGAGATATGGTGTGCAAAGACTATCCCTCCCTGGGGACCTGCCTGGACGATGCTTTTTTGCTAAGATTCCTCAGAGCCAGGAAATTTGATTACGATCGAGCTCTTCAGCTTCTGGTGAACTACCACAGCTGTAGGAGGAGCTGGCCTGAGGTCTTCAATAACTTGAAGCCATCTGCAATAAAGCCTGTCCTAGAGTCTGGTTTTGTCACTGTGCTGCCTCGTCTGGACCCAGAGGGACGCCACATTGTCTGCATCCGACCAG ACAGATGGACACCCAGTAATTATCCGATTACTGAGAACATTCGTGCCATATACTTAACGTTAGAAAAACTCATTCAGTCCGAAGAGACCCAGGTGAATGGAATTGTAATCCTGGCAGACTACAAAGGAGTCAGCTTATCTAAGGCGTCTCATTTTGGTCCTTTTGTAGCCAAAAAAGTGATTGGAATTCTTCAG GATGGATTCCCCATTCGAATAAAAGCTGTTAACATAATAAATGAGCCTCGTATATTCAAAGGCATTTTTGCAATCATCAAgccttttctgaaggaaaagataGCAAACCGG ttttttcttcatGGCTGTGATCTGAATTCCCTTCATCAAAACATTCCTCCAGTGATCCTTCCTGAAGAGTATGGTGGCACTTCAGGGAAGCTGGACATCTCTGCATGGAATGAGCTGCTGCTAGCTTCCGAAGAGGACTTTCTGCATGATTTCTCACAGTTGGTTCTCCCATGCGACAGCTCACCCCATGACATGCTA AGATTAATTCAGTTCTTTGTGCCACCTAGCAAGACAGTAGCACACAGCACCAGGACTTAG
- the SERINC3 gene encoding serine incorporator 3 — MGAVLGVCSLASWIPCLCSGASCLLCRCCPNSKNSTVTRLIYAFLLLLSTVLACIMLAPGMEEQLKKIPGFCDEGLHTRIPHLDGFVSCDVFVGYRAVYRISFAMAVFFFLLSLLMIEVKTSNDPRASVHNGFWFFKIAAIVAIMVGAFYIPEGPFTRAWFAIGICGAFCFILIQLVLLVDFAHSWNENWVERMEEGNSKCWYAALLSCTSLFYALSLVFIVLFCVFYTKPDDCTENKFFISINMILCIAVSIVSILPKVQEHQPRSGLLQSSVITLYTMYLTWSAMSNEPERNCNPSLLNIITQIATPTAVPANTTVVPATPAPPKSLQWWDAQSVVGLVIFVLCLLYSSIRSSSNSQVNKLTLSGSDSAILEETVGTGSGAAEDGEVRRVMDNEKDGVQYSYTFFHFMLFLASLYIMMTLTNWYSPDADFKTMTSKWPAVWVKITSSWVCLVLYLWTLVAPLVLTNRDFS; from the exons ATGGGGGCGGTGCTGGGGGTCTGCTCGCTGGCCAGCTGG ATTCCCTGCCTGTGCAGCGGTGCCTCGTGTTTACTGTGCCGATGTTGTCCCAACAGCAAGAATTCAACAGTGACGCGTCTCATCtatgccttcctcctcctccttagTACTGTTCTTGCCTGCATTATGCTGGCACCAGGGAtggaagagcagctgaaaaag ATACCCGGATTTTGTGATGAGGGGCTTCATACTCGCATACCACATCTGGATGGCTTTGTCAGCTGTGATGTCTTTGTTGGATACAGAGCTGTCTATCGAATCAGCTTTGCCATGGCAGtgttcttctttctcctctctctgctcATGATAGAAGTGAAAACAAGTAATGATCCAAGAGCTTCAGTACACAATGG GTTCTGGTTCTTCAAAATAGCTGCCATTGTGGCTATCATGGTTGGAGCATTTTACATTCCTGAAGGGCCTTTCACAAGAG CTTGGTTTGCTATTGGTATTTGCGGAGCCTTCTGCTTCATTCTTATCCAGTTGGTGCTTCTTGTGGACTTTGCTCACTCCTGGAATGAGAACTGGGTTGAGAGAATGGAGGAGGGAAATTCTAAATGTTGGTATGCAG ctctgctgtcctgtACAAGTTTGTTCTATGCCTTGTCGCTGGTTTTTATtgttctcttctgtgttttctacACCAAGCCTGATGACTGCACTGAGAACAAGTTCTTCATAAGCATTAACATGATCCTGTGCATTGCTGTCTCCATTGTTTCTATCCTTCCAAAAGTTCAg GAACATCAGCCTCGCTCTGGCCTCCTCCAGTCCTCTGTTATCACACTCTACACCATGTATCTCACTTGGTCAGCCATGTCCAATGAGCCTG AACGAAACTGTAACCCAAGTTTGCTGAACATCATTACCCAGATAGCTACACCCACAGCTGTTCCAGCAAATACCACTGTCGTACCTGCTACCCCAGCTCCACCCAAGTCCCTGCAGTGGTGGGATGCCCAGAGTGTTGTTGGATTGGTTATCTTTGTCCTTTGCCTTTTGTATTCCAG CATTCGCTCTTCAAGTAACAGCCAGGTGAACAAGCTGACACTGTCTGGGAGTGACAGTGCCATTCTGGAGGAGACTGTGGGAACAGGCAGCGGGGCTGCAGAGGATGGAGAAGTGCGCCGTGTCATGGATAATGAGAAGGATGGTGTTCAGTACAGCTACACCTTCTTTCACTTCATGCTCTTTCTTGCATCTCTTTACATCATGATGACACTCACAAACTGGTACAG CCCTgatgcagattttaaaacaatgacAAGTAAGTGGCCAGCCGTGTGGGTGAAGATAACCTCCAGCTGGGTTTGTCTTGTCCTCTATCTTTGGACCCTTGTGGCTCCTCTTGTCCTCACTAATAGGGACTTCAGTTAA